The sequence GGGAGAATGACTCTGCTTCAGGAACCTCGACATGACCACAACCAGGCCGTGTGGGTCACCCGGATGGCCCGCATGGCCGCCACAGAGTTGAATGCCGATTGGCTGATTCATGGCGACGCTGACGAATTCTGGTGGCCAGCCTGCGGGAATCTAAAGGCGGAATTGCAATGCGTACCAGCCGAATGGAATGCTGTGCACATTGAACGCCGTAATTTCCTGCCTCCACCTCAGCGAGCAGACAGCGCCGAACCAGTTCCATTCTACAAGCTTCAGCTAATCCGGGAGCGCCAGTCTCTGAACTCCCAGGGATTGCCCTTGCCAGGCAAGGTGTGTCACCGTGCCCACCCTGAGGCGGAAGTCAGTGACGGCAATCATAGCGTTAGCCTTGCTGGAGAGTTTGTACATGCGCCGTTAGTCAAAGACATCGAGATCTTGCACTTTCCCACTCGTAGCTACGATCAGTTCGCCCGCAAGATTCGCCAGGGCACCGAAGCACTAATGCGCAATACCCGTATTGCCGTGGAAGTAGGAAGCACTTGGCGCCACGTTTACGAGGAATACCTACAGCGAGGTCGCCTAGAGGATTATTATCATAAGCTGCAGATGTGCCAACAGGATCGGGAGGCCCTCTTAAGCACTGGTGCTCTGATTGTCGACGATCGCTTGTGTCGGGCTCTCCAACGTGACCGCTGAATCGCGAGCCATTGCCAAAGTGGCCGTAATCACCCCTTACCACCGCGAGGGCTTGGAGCTATTAGAGCAGTGCCACCGTAGCGTGAAAGCCCAAACCATGGCCTGCCGGCATGTGCTGGTGGCCGATGGACATCCGCAGCCTGAACTGCAGGACTGGGGAATCGATCATGTGTTGCTGCCCACCAGCCATGACGACATCGGCTCCACGCCGCGGCTGATCGGCAGCTATCACGCCATCGGGCTTGGTGTGGATGCCGTGGCGTTCCTGGATGCCGATAATTGGTATGAGCCCCATCACATCGAGCAGATGATGGTTTGCCGTGAGCAGAGTGGTGCTGCCTTTGTGTCGTCATCTCGCCTGCTGTGCAGATTGGACGGATCGCCCATTGGTCCTTGTCCCATCACGGATCCTGACTGCTTCATCGATACCAGTTGCATGCTTTTCGGCCGTGAGGCATTTCATCTCCTACATCACTGGGCTCTGATGCCACCCTACGCTCACTTGATTGGAGACCGCGTGATGCTTCATCATGTTCGTGAATCTGGCCTTATCCGGCACCATCTCAATGATCCCAGTGTGTGCTATCGCTGCGGCAAGGAGGGCCTCTACCGTCAAATGGGTGAGGTGATCCCACCGGGCGTGCAACCAATGCCCAACTATGAAGCTGCCTTTCGCCAATGGCAGCAGGACGGCTACCCCCCTCTTTAAGCCAGATCAATACAGCGCGCCCAGGATGGGGACGGTTGAGCTCAACAGTTGAGTCACAATTCTTTAGGGACTGGTCTTTCGTAGTCAATGCCCCCATGAGGCTAAACTGGAGCAAAGGATGAGGGACTACTGATGCATGCACCCGCGATTCCCCAGAAGACCCTGGGATTTCTTGACGAAGTCGCTGCTTTCTCCCAACAGAAATTAGAAGGCTCCACACGTAATCGCGAGCCATTCCCCCACCTGTATTTACCAAAGCTCCTGCCCAAAGCTTTCTTTGAAGAACTTTGCAGACTCTATCCAACCTCGGAGTGCATGGAGTCAATGCCTGCCCGCCGTACAGGCAATCCCTATGCTCATAAGTATCGACGCCTGCTGAATCTCAACGACGAGACGTTGTCTGCACTGACTCCCGAGCAAAGCCGATTCTGGGCATTCTTTTTGCAGTTCGCAGAACGAATTGGGCCTTCGATGCTTGCGGCACTACCAAAGCCATCGGCCGACCATAAGTACCTCACCATTCCCGAGCATGGCCTGAAGACAAGAGTTGATCTATGGGCTGACCACGGAGGCTACCAAATTTCGCCCCACACCGACGCGCCACACAAACTGGCAACTTTTTTGCTGTATTGTTCTCCGAATCCAGAACTTGCTCGAGAAGGCACTTCAATATTTGTTCCACGGAGCACGGATTTGCGCTGTTGGTCTGGGAAACAATGGCCTTTAGACGAATTTCACGAGGTTTTTCGAGCTCACTATGGCGCCAATTGTTTGTTTGGATTTCGCAAGACTGATCGCTCATTTCATGGCAAATATCCTGTTGCTATCTCAACTCTAGAACGCCGCACCATTGCGATCACTGTTCAGGTGAAAGAGGGCTACGTTGCCTAAGGCCATTCAGGCACGAACCGCTCTTGTCATCTCAGCCGGCCCCAGCCAACGTTAGTTTCATTGTTCCAGTTCGTAACCGTGCGGCCTTGCTGCGCACAGCGCTTGCGAGCTGTGTTTCTCAGTCGATCGAGTCTTGGGAAGCCATTATTCTTGATGATCATAGTGATGAAGATATTGAGGGTGTTGTTGCATCATTCAATGATTCCCGTATCCGCTACCAACGGCAGGATTCAGGTTGCTCCGGAGTTGCTGCCGCACGCGAGGCTGCAATCCGGGTTGCACACAGCGATGTATTCATCACTCTCGATGCCGACGACATCAACCATCCTCACCGCGCCCATCGTTGTGCCGAACTGCTGGCATTAACCTGTCCCCGACTTATCTATACGCGTGTGCGCTTCTTCGACCACAAGACAGGCAGCAATCGGCCGAAACCAGTCTTTCAGCCCTTTTGCGCTCAACTCTTCCGCTACTTTAATTTCATTACCAACCCCGGCACAGCCTTTAACCGCTCTGCATATGAAGCCGCAGGAGGCTACTACGACCATCACTTGTGTGTTGCCGAAGATTATGATCTCTATCTCCGGATGTCCAAGGCGGGCGTGCAGATACTTGGTCTAGATGAGGAGCATGTGAGCTATCGCAAAGGATCCGGCTCTACGACGGAAGGGCAGAGGGAAGAGATCCGAAAAGCATTGGAATCAATTCGTGCCAAGCATGTGTTGCCGCCCTTTTCGTTTGAATCCGTGATGCAGCTCTACGCCCTGCCAGAACTCGCTCAGACTATGCTGGACAACCCCACCACGAAAGCGCTTTGGAGCGATGACCGCTGGCAACCAGACATCTGATCCAGCCACTCCCAGGATATTTCTGATTGGCTTCAACAAGTGCGGCACCACATCGTTTCATAATTTCTTTCTTGCCAACGGCTTATCCTCGGTGCATTGGCGAGCCAATACCTTGGCGATGACAATCCATCGCCACCTCCAGCAGGACCACTGGCCTGTGTTAGACGGACTCGACCACTGGACGGCATACACAGATATGATTTGTCTTCCTGGAACACCTTGGAATCATTCCAATAGTTTTGAGCAGCCGGTCATTGAGGCTTGTCGATACTTTCGTGAGCTGCATTCATCCTATCCGAATAGCTTATTTATCCTCAATAGTCGCGATCCCGAGCGATGGGTTGAATCTCGCCTTCGGCATGATGATGGTCGTTTTGCCCAGGCCTATTTGGAGGCGATAAGGCATGAAGGTATTGACGACAAATCTGCGCTTTGTGAGCGCTGGCTTAACGACTGGGATAATCACCATTCCGACGTACTTGGCTATTTCGCGACGATTGCCACGGATCAGTTTCTTTTCTTTCAGCTTGGTAGTACGCCCCCGAGCGAGTTAGCAAGTTTTTTGGGTCGTTATTTCTCCTTACCATCTCCTCAGTTCCCCCATCATCACAAGTCGCCTGTATAGTCCATGCAGCTGGTGATACCTACGCTTTGGAAGTCAAAGTCTCTTGTCGAGTCCTTGAATAGGTATCTGCAGCTCTCCTTTGTAGAGAGGATTCTCCTGGTCGACAACGCTGCCCTGGAACGTCCTGGAGATCTTGGATCTCTCGCTAAAGATGCTCGCCTTCTGATGTTGCCACAGCATCAGAATATCTATGTAAATCCCTCCTGGAATCTTGCAGTCGCCCAGATCTCTGATCCGAATACCCTTGTGGGCATCCTCAATGATGATGTCAGTTTATCACCGAAGGCTCTTGCAGAGATGAATGCTCGATCTTGGCAGGTTGGGGAGGTTGTTGGCTTGATGCCTGATTCTGACTTGACCGATCTTTCTCTGAGCAGGGAGACTGGGATCAGGCTCATCCCTGTTCACCATGATGTCAAGCAGTCGATCGGCCAGCAATTACCAGGGTTTGGATCGGCTATGTTTCTGCTTCGAGCCACCTACAGAACAATTCCCCCCTGTTTTCAGATTTGGTATGGTGACGACTGGCTTTTACGCTCAGCCACAAGAATCTTTGGCATCCACGACCCTGGCTTGAGGCGCGAGCATCATGTCACGATGAGAGATTTGAGGAAGTCTTCCAGCTTTCGATCAATACTAAGCAATGATCGGCGTTCTGCAGCTCAGTTATTTGGATTTGAACAGTAAGTTGGAAGGTCTCTTGGGCTTTTCCCAATATTGAGATGCTTGTGAATTGCCAACCAGTATGTGTCGATGGGCTCCAGGCGTTCATTGGGGAGGCGGTCTGGAAGTGCTCCGGCTGAGAGATGCGCAATCACCAGATTACGCCGCGCATCCGCCAATGAGTTTACCATCGGATTTGCGGCTTGGTCATGCCAAGTATGGGTTGCATTCCTCTCCCTCATCCAGGATAAGTAGTTGTACTGGAGAGGCAGATACTGTACCCGATTCTTGAGTAGTGCATTCAAGGCGCACTGCTCGCGAAATCGGCACAAGGCTGGGTTCGCTTGATAGAAATCAACAATCTCTTTGCAACTTATACAAGCTCGCAGGTGCTCTGCGTCAAACAGCATGACGCCAGCATTGAAATAATGATAAGAGCTTTTGAGGTCGAGTATCAGCTGCCTGTCTGGCATCGGCCGCCCATGAGAGCAAGAGGCTATGGGCTTGTCAGCGGTGAGGGGGAGTTGCTCAAGTGCCGTCATGTTGGAGACGCAAAGCGTATCTGCGTCAATGCAAAGGTAGCGGCCAGGTATGGGAGCCAGTTCGAGGGCTTCTACACAGTAAAAGTAGGGTCTCACTGACGGTGGAAGTGAGTGTAAAGGGCTATTGTCTCGAATGTGAACTTGTTCTAGCTCTGAGGAAAAGGAACTCGCGATTTCTGGAAGACGTGAAAGTAGACAGTCCTTGGGGGTCACCACCATGACCCTGGCGATCTTGTTATGGAGCAACACTGAGCAGAGAGCAATGGCCGCCAACTCCTCGTACCCTGAATCAATGGAAAAAACCAGGGTCAGCTCCATGCCCCACTCACTCGGTCTCGCAGGTGATCTTCACCGGGTAGGGCTTCACCTGCCAGATCTTGTCGGCGTAGTCCTGGATCGAGCGGTCGGAGGAGAAGAAGCCGCTGCGGGCGGTGTTGAGCAGGGCCATGCGGTTCCAGCGGGAACGGTCGGCCCAAGCCTCACCCACGCTCTGCTGAGCGCGGAGGTAGTCGTCGAAGTCGGCCAGCACGAAGTAGGGATCCCGGCCGGTGAGGT is a genomic window of Cyanobium sp. NS01 containing:
- a CDS encoding glycosyltransferase family A protein; this translates as MSSQPAPANVSFIVPVRNRAALLRTALASCVSQSIESWEAIILDDHSDEDIEGVVASFNDSRIRYQRQDSGCSGVAAAREAAIRVAHSDVFITLDADDINHPHRAHRCAELLALTCPRLIYTRVRFFDHKTGSNRPKPVFQPFCAQLFRYFNFITNPGTAFNRSAYEAAGGYYDHHLCVAEDYDLYLRMSKAGVQILGLDEEHVSYRKGSGSTTEGQREEIRKALESIRAKHVLPPFSFESVMQLYALPELAQTMLDNPTTKALWSDDRWQPDI
- a CDS encoding sulfotransferase, with the protein product MTAGNQTSDPATPRIFLIGFNKCGTTSFHNFFLANGLSSVHWRANTLAMTIHRHLQQDHWPVLDGLDHWTAYTDMICLPGTPWNHSNSFEQPVIEACRYFRELHSSYPNSLFILNSRDPERWVESRLRHDDGRFAQAYLEAIRHEGIDDKSALCERWLNDWDNHHSDVLGYFATIATDQFLFFQLGSTPPSELASFLGRYFSLPSPQFPHHHKSPV
- a CDS encoding glycosyltransferase; translated protein: MELTLVFSIDSGYEELAAIALCSVLLHNKIARVMVVTPKDCLLSRLPEIASSFSSELEQVHIRDNSPLHSLPPSVRPYFYCVEALELAPIPGRYLCIDADTLCVSNMTALEQLPLTADKPIASCSHGRPMPDRQLILDLKSSYHYFNAGVMLFDAEHLRACISCKEIVDFYQANPALCRFREQCALNALLKNRVQYLPLQYNYLSWMRERNATHTWHDQAANPMVNSLADARRNLVIAHLSAGALPDRLPNERLEPIDTYWLAIHKHLNIGKSPRDLPTYCSNPNN
- a CDS encoding glycosyltransferase family 2 protein translates to MTLLCRDEVDIIASTIRFHLDHGVDHLIITDNGSVDGTLETLQGFLPSGRMTLLQEPRHDHNQAVWVTRMARMAATELNADWLIHGDADEFWWPACGNLKAELQCVPAEWNAVHIERRNFLPPPQRADSAEPVPFYKLQLIRERQSLNSQGLPLPGKVCHRAHPEAEVSDGNHSVSLAGEFVHAPLVKDIEILHFPTRSYDQFARKIRQGTEALMRNTRIAVEVGSTWRHVYEEYLQRGRLEDYYHKLQMCQQDREALLSTGALIVDDRLCRALQRDR
- a CDS encoding glycosyltransferase family A protein, which gives rise to MTAESRAIAKVAVITPYHREGLELLEQCHRSVKAQTMACRHVLVADGHPQPELQDWGIDHVLLPTSHDDIGSTPRLIGSYHAIGLGVDAVAFLDADNWYEPHHIEQMMVCREQSGAAFVSSSRLLCRLDGSPIGPCPITDPDCFIDTSCMLFGREAFHLLHHWALMPPYAHLIGDRVMLHHVRESGLIRHHLNDPSVCYRCGKEGLYRQMGEVIPPGVQPMPNYEAAFRQWQQDGYPPL